In the genome of Methanobrevibacter sp. TMH8, one region contains:
- a CDS encoding glycosyltransferase yields MENNTSNSVSIIIPAYNEEATVSKVVGVAKELPYVNEVIVVDDGSYDKTVEEAKFAGADVISHASNQGKGSAIKTGFRHSKGDIIAFIDADIYNLTQEKIDMIIRPILEGRTDITKTKFVRESGRVTELTAKPLLKFFFPEINFKQPLSGQFAGKRSVLNKIKFEKDYGVDVGIVLDADVRGIKIEEVDIGEIKHDMSPLENLNEMANEVTRTIVDRAMEYGRVTMIDSMGNYIRMATLGLSLIILGLFTVFFVQGFPYELGVIIGIIGLILAIYYLIKLFIQGIRVFRKRKKGNFFRSFIKMHFPVLISAIVLILMISTFFSAANYSDGKISIEPTSRNFVIFPGATDQPIYVRGPYTVDSALENQTNIIRMPGDALNTLELSYGDKMQIGNEQYTVVKDRPGEENVLRLPFNARAFLDLQEGDVISDGKIKGVFEGIQVEHTLKLNSSSNSSNKTITENTIINSRNMNGTTLDVYLDHKHVGSISASFKPNETYDIYIDGSRALSININNETKIKKGNTYLAYSGDHIVELNVSNNISTSKRFFPSRLGPFISFNLY; encoded by the coding sequence ATGGAAAATAATACTTCAAATTCGGTTTCAATTATTATACCTGCTTATAATGAAGAAGCAACTGTATCTAAGGTAGTTGGCGTGGCTAAAGAATTACCTTATGTAAATGAAGTTATTGTTGTAGATGATGGGTCTTATGATAAGACAGTTGAAGAAGCAAAATTCGCAGGAGCCGATGTTATATCTCATGCTAGTAACCAAGGAAAAGGTTCAGCCATTAAAACAGGTTTTAGACATTCAAAAGGAGATATTATAGCTTTTATTGATGCAGATATTTATAATCTTACTCAGGAAAAAATTGACATGATAATACGCCCTATTTTAGAGGGTCGAACTGATATTACTAAAACTAAATTCGTGAGAGAAAGTGGAAGAGTAACAGAACTCACTGCAAAGCCTCTTCTTAAATTTTTCTTCCCTGAAATTAATTTTAAACAACCTTTAAGTGGTCAATTCGCAGGTAAACGTTCAGTTTTAAATAAAATTAAATTTGAAAAAGATTATGGTGTAGATGTTGGTATTGTATTAGATGCTGATGTTCGTGGTATAAAAATTGAAGAAGTTGATATTGGAGAGATTAAACACGATATGTCTCCTCTTGAAAATTTGAATGAAATGGCAAATGAGGTTACAAGGACTATTGTTGATAGGGCAATGGAATATGGCCGAGTTACAATGATAGATTCCATGGGTAACTATATTAGAATGGCCACACTTGGCCTTTCATTGATTATTTTGGGATTATTTACTGTATTCTTTGTTCAAGGTTTTCCATATGAGTTAGGGGTGATAATAGGTATTATTGGTTTGATTCTAGCTATTTATTACTTGATTAAATTATTTATTCAGGGTATTCGAGTTTTTAGAAAGAGAAAAAAAGGGAATTTTTTTAGATCATTTATAAAAATGCATTTTCCAGTTCTAATTTCTGCAATTGTATTAATTTTGATGATTTCAACATTTTTTAGTGCAGCTAATTATTCAGATGGAAAAATTTCTATTGAACCAACTTCAAGAAATTTTGTAATATTTCCTGGAGCTACAGATCAACCAATATATGTTAGAGGGCCTTATACTGTAGATAGTGCATTAGAAAATCAAACAAATATCATTAGAATGCCTGGAGATGCTTTAAATACTCTAGAACTTAGTTATGGAGACAAAATGCAGATTGGCAATGAACAATATACAGTTGTTAAAGATAGGCCTGGAGAAGAAAATGTTTTAAGACTTCCATTTAATGCAAGGGCGTTTTTGGATCTTCAAGAAGGGGATGTTATTTCTGATGGAAAAATAAAAGGAGTATTTGAAGGAATTCAAGTTGAACATACACTTAAGCTAAACTCATCTTCTAATTCATCTAATAAAACCATAACTGAAAATACGATTATCAACTCAAGAAACATGAATGGAACCACATTAGATGTTTATTTGGATCATAAACATGTTGGATCGATATCTGCATCATTTAAACCAAATGAAACTTATGATATATATATTGATGGTTCAAGGGCTCTTTCAATAAATATTAATAATGAAACCAAGATAAAAAAAGGAAATACCTATTTAGCTTATTCTGGAGACCATATAGTTGAACTCAATGTTTCTAACAATATATCTACTTCAAAAAGATTCTTCCCTAGCAGATTAGGTCCATTTATTTCTTTTAATCTTTATTAA
- the purE gene encoding 5-(carboxyamino)imidazole ribonucleotide mutase gives MNPKVMIILGSASDLKIAQKSIDILETLKIPYSLKVASAHRTHEKVKKLVIEATGIGVEVFIGIAGLAAHLPGAIAAYTHRPVIGVPVDVKLGGLDALCASSQMPFPAPVATVGIDRGDNGAILAGQIIGVNDPEVKKKVSELRKSYQEKVKKDEEKLVSEINGELFIKDFLENYDEISEEKLNKKEPHTDKVFKESEENELENTPLVSVVPGSYSDIEEAKKVALTLDRLGISYDISVISPIRYPDKFEKYIEKMKDVKLFIAVTGLSAHVTGSIVALSEKPVIGVPCSVELNGLDSLLSMVNMPPGVPVGTVGIENGRNAGVIAGEILGISNKTIEDNLKLMKYKTADL, from the coding sequence ATGAATCCTAAAGTAATGATAATCCTTGGAAGTGCATCTGATTTAAAAATAGCTCAAAAATCCATTGATATTCTTGAAACACTTAAAATTCCATATAGTTTAAAAGTTGCATCTGCACATAGAACACATGAAAAAGTGAAAAAACTTGTAATTGAAGCTACTGGAATTGGAGTGGAAGTATTCATAGGAATAGCTGGATTAGCTGCTCACCTTCCAGGAGCAATAGCTGCATATACCCATAGACCTGTTATTGGAGTTCCAGTAGATGTTAAGTTAGGAGGATTAGATGCACTTTGCGCATCATCACAAATGCCTTTCCCAGCACCAGTAGCTACTGTTGGAATAGATAGAGGAGATAATGGTGCAATACTTGCAGGACAAATAATTGGTGTTAATGATCCTGAAGTAAAAAAGAAAGTATCTGAACTTAGAAAATCTTATCAAGAAAAAGTCAAAAAAGATGAAGAAAAGTTAGTTTCTGAAATTAATGGAGAACTATTCATTAAAGACTTTTTAGAGAATTATGATGAAATAAGTGAAGAAAAATTAAACAAAAAAGAACCTCATACTGATAAAGTTTTTAAAGAATCTGAAGAAAATGAGTTGGAAAACACTCCTTTAGTATCAGTTGTGCCTGGAAGTTATTCTGATATTGAAGAAGCAAAAAAAGTTGCATTGACTTTAGATAGATTAGGAATTAGCTACGATATAAGTGTTATTTCTCCAATAAGATATCCAGACAAATTTGAAAAGTATATTGAGAAAATGAAAGATGTTAAGCTATTTATAGCTGTTACTGGTTTATCTGCTCATGTTACAGGTTCAATTGTAGCACTTAGTGAAAAACCTGTGATTGGAGTTCCATGTTCTGTAGAATTAAATGGTCTTGATTCATTACTTTCAATGGTAAATATGCCTCCTGGAGTCCCGGTTGGAACAGTTGGAATAGAAAATGGAAGAAATGCAGGAGTTATAGCTGGTGAAATCTTAGGAATATCAAATAAAACTATTGAAGATAATTTAAAGCTAATGAAATATAAAACTGCTGATTTATAA
- a CDS encoding UbiD family decarboxylase — protein sequence MENFLNLIKKDYEILKIKEEVSSEYEAARILREHPKKTVVLENVKGYDISIISGICNTREKIAKSLGCNVDEILQKVIKATENPQKITKSSDINDSSNDYKYTTEKANLNKIPILTHYKRDGGAYITAGVVFAKDPEIGIQNASIHRMLVLSKDKLAIRIVPRNLYTYFQKAERLNQDLEIAIAIGMDPSTLLATTTSIPIDHDEMEVANNFKNGELRLIELEKTGLKVPQADIIFEGKILTKERAKEGPFVDLTDTYDVIRDEPVIKLDQMHLKENAMYHAILPAGFEHKLLQGMPQEPRIFQAVKNTVPTIKNVVLTEGGCCWLHAAIAIEKQTQGDGKNVIMAALAAHPSLKHAVVVDEDIDIFDPQDLEYAIATRVKGDDDIIIVPQARGSSLDPVALPDGTTTKLGVDATKLLGKEEKFERVSLSE from the coding sequence ATGGAAAACTTTTTAAATTTGATAAAAAAAGATTATGAGATATTAAAAATAAAGGAAGAAGTATCTAGTGAATATGAAGCAGCTAGAATACTTAGAGAACATCCTAAAAAAACAGTTGTCCTAGAAAATGTTAAAGGATATGATATTTCAATAATTTCAGGAATATGTAATACAAGAGAGAAAATAGCTAAATCTCTCGGTTGTAATGTTGATGAAATTCTACAGAAAGTAATCAAAGCTACTGAAAATCCTCAAAAAATCACAAAAAGTAGCGATATTAATGATTCATCAAATGATTATAAATATACAACTGAAAAAGCTAATTTAAATAAAATTCCTATTTTAACTCATTATAAAAGAGATGGTGGAGCATATATAACTGCAGGAGTTGTATTTGCAAAAGATCCAGAAATTGGAATTCAAAATGCTTCAATTCATAGAATGTTAGTTCTCAGTAAAGATAAATTAGCTATAAGAATCGTTCCAAGAAACCTTTATACTTACTTCCAAAAAGCTGAAAGATTAAATCAAGATCTTGAAATAGCTATAGCTATTGGAATGGATCCTTCAACACTTCTTGCAACTACTACCTCTATTCCAATCGATCATGATGAAATGGAAGTAGCTAATAATTTTAAAAATGGAGAATTAAGATTAATTGAACTAGAAAAAACTGGTTTAAAAGTTCCTCAAGCAGATATAATATTTGAAGGTAAAATATTAACTAAAGAAAGAGCCAAAGAAGGACCATTTGTTGATTTAACTGATACTTATGATGTTATACGCGATGAACCAGTGATAAAATTAGATCAAATGCATTTAAAAGAAAATGCCATGTATCATGCTATTCTTCCAGCTGGTTTTGAACATAAATTACTTCAAGGAATGCCTCAAGAGCCAAGAATATTCCAAGCTGTCAAAAACACAGTTCCCACAATTAAAAATGTGGTTCTTACTGAAGGAGGTTGTTGTTGGTTACATGCAGCAATAGCTATCGAAAAACAAACACAAGGTGATGGTAAAAATGTTATCATGGCTGCACTTGCAGCTCATCCTTCATTAAAACATGCTGTTGTTGTAGATGAAGATATTGATATTTTTGATCCTCAAGATCTCGAATATGCAATAGCTACAAGAGTCAAAGGTGATGATGATATAATTATTGTTCCTCAAGCAAGAGGCTCTTCTCTTGATCCAGTAGCTCTCCCAGATGGGACTACAACTAAATTAGGTGTAGATGCTACTAAATTACTCGGAAAAGAAGAAAAATTCGAAAGAGTTAGTTTAAGTGAGTAA